One Emys orbicularis isolate rEmyOrb1 chromosome 20, rEmyOrb1.hap1, whole genome shotgun sequence genomic window, ACTTCTCCCTGACcctgtcctgtgtgtgtgtgtgtgtgtgtgtgagggggctgccctctcttcctcccccccgtgctgtgtgtgtgtgtgtgtgtgtgtgtgggagggggcacctctccccctcccccagtcctccgtgtgtgtgtgtgggggcgcctctcccctccctcgtcCTATGTGTGAGTGGGGgggtgcctctcccctccccccgtcctgtgtgtgtggtggggcgcctctccccctccccccgtcctgtgtgtgtgtggggggcgcctctcccctccccccgtcctgtgtgtgtgtgtgtgtggggcgcctctccccctccccccgtcctgtgtgtgtgtgtgtgtggggcgcctctccccctcccccccccgtcctgtgtgtgtgtgcgggggggcgcctctccccctcccccccgtcctgtgtgtgtgtggggggggggcgcctctccccctcccccccgtcctgtgtgtgtgtggggggcgcctctccccctcccccctgtcctGTTGGGGGGGTcgcacctctccccctccccgccgtcctgtgtgtgagggggggcacctctcctcctccccccccgtccTGTGTGGGggggcgcctctccccctcccccagtcctgtgtgtgtgtggggggggggcgtctctccccctcccccccgtcctgtgtgtgtgtggtgggggcgcctctccccctccccccatcctgtgggggggggcgcctctccccctcccccccgtcctgtgtgtgtgtggggggggggcgtctctccccctcccccccgtcctgtgtgtgtgtggtggggggcgcctctccccctccccccccgtcctgtgtgtgtgtggggggggcgcctctccccctcccccccgtcctgtgtgtgtgtgtgggggggcgcctctccccctcccccccgtcctgtgtgtgtgtgtgggggggggggcgcctctccccctcccccccgtcctgtgtgtgtgtgtgggggggcgcctctccccctccccccccgtcctgtgtgtgtgtgtggggggcgcctctccccctcccccccgtcctgtgtgtgtgtgtgggggggcgcctCTCCTCCTGTCCTGTGGGGGGAGCAATTTACACGCTTTGACTTCTTACGTCAGTAGCGaaccgccctgccccccccgccccctttacgCCAGTAGCGCACCCCGGCCTCCGTCACGCCCCAAAGCTCCATTATAAGCCAGCAGCGCAGCTGCCACTCAGCCTCCCTCTTACGTTAATAGCGTAACGGCCTCGCTTCCTGAACCGGCCTCTTCCCAGCTCCTCGCTTCGCGCATGCTCGAGGCGTGACACCATGAGCGGAGCAAGTCAGTCCCGCCCCCACACGTGGGTCACGAGGACATAGGCCGAACGTCCGCGTGCCGGGCGTGGTGAGGTTGGGACGGGGAGAGGTATTAGTGGGAAAGCGCACGCGCAGGGGGCTGTTATTTGCGCCGAGGGGACGCTTCGCGCATGCGCGATGGGTGGGTCCGAGAGCGACGCGTGCGCCCTGTGCGCCGGGTAGCGTCGACGCATGCGCTGGGGGCGGGGATAGGGCGGGAGCGGATGGAAGGACGCATGCGCAAGGGGAGGGCTGCGGGTGGCAGTTGATGGGAGACGCATGCGCAGAGGGATCGAAGGTGCGAGAAGGAACCAAGCCGCGACTGAGACGGCGAGAcctggtgaggtggggggcttcAGAGCGGGGAAGGTAGTGGGGGGCGGTAcagcccgggggggcagggcgaggccgtggctggcgggggggcagggcgaggccgTGGCTGGCGGGGGGtacagcccggggggggggcagggcgaggccgtggctggcggggggggtacgggcggggggggcagggcgaggccgtggctggcggggggggtacgggcgggggggcagggcgaggccgtggctggcgggggggggcagggcgaggccgtggctggcgggggggggtacgggcggggggggcagggcgaggccgtggctggcggggggggcagggcgaggccgtggctggcggggggggggtacgggcggggggggcagggcgaggccgtggctggcggggggggtacgggcgggggggcagggcgaggccgtggctggcggggggggtacgggcggggggggcagggcgaggccgtggctggcgggggggggcagggcgaggccgtggctggcggggggggtacgggcggggggggcagggcgaggccgtggctggcgggggggggcagggcgaggccgtggctggcggggggggggtacgggcggggggggcagggcgaggccgtggctggcggggggggcagggcgaggccgtggctggcggggggggcagggcgaggccgtggctggcggggggggggtacgggcggggggcagggcgaggccgtggctggcgggggggggtacgggcgggggggcagggcgaggccgtggctggcgggggggggtacgggcggggggggcagggcgaggccgtggctggcggggggggtacgggcggggggggcagggcgaggccgtggctggcgggggggtacgggcgggggggcagggcgaggccgtggctggcgggggggtacgggcgggggggcagggcgaggccgtggctggcggggggggggtacgggcggggggggcagggcgaggccgtggctggcggggggggcagggcgaggccgtggctggcggggggggcagggcgaggccgtggctggcgggggggggggtacgggctgggggggcagggcaaggccgtggctggcgggggggttacaggctggggggggggcagggcgaggccTTGGCTGTCGGGGGGGGGTacaggttgggggggcagggcgaggccTTGTCTGTTGGGGGGgtatgggctgggggggcagggcgaggccttggctgtcgggggggggggcagggcgaggccttggctgtcgggggggggggggtacaggcTGAGGGGAAGTATGGGTtggcggggggcagggcgaggCTGTGGCCACACCTGCTTGGGGGGAGACGGAGGCATTGGGCTGTGTTGGCAGCTGGTGTGTTTTCTTGTCGGTCTGGTTGCTGCCACCTTGTGGCGCCTTTGCTCTGGGACACCTCTGCAGGGAGCTGCCATGCTGCTCAGCCATGAAACAGCGATTTACAGCACAGGACGGGCAGCCAAGCTCTGCAAGGGGAGTGGCGCTTAGAGCGGGGGTTGGACTCCTCgggtctgtccccagctctgggaggggagtgggggctggtggttagagcagggggctgggagccaggactcctgggttctctccctggctctgggaagggagcgggggctggtggttagagcaggggggtgggagccaggactcctgggttctctccctggctctgggaggggagtgggggctggtgggttagagcagggggggctggaagccaggactcctgggttctttccccggcTCCAGGAGGGGCgttggggctggtggttagagcagggggggctgggagccaggagtcctgggttccctcccggctctgggaggggagtgggggctggtgggatagagcagggggctgggagccaggactcctgggttctctccctgggtctgggagggcagtgggggctggtgggttagagcagggggggctgggagccaggactcctgagttctctccctggctctggaaggggagtgggggctagtggttagagcagggcatcAGGATTCTAAAGTCCATGAGGGAATTGCAGCCCGACGCTTAGCACAGGACTAGGAAGGGAACACAGGTGTCctggttccctgttcccagcgcTGCGTAGGGTCACTCCTGGCTCTGTTCTGAAGAGCTACGTGTGActccctggcttttcctctcctcaTTGACGCTGCCCCAGGTGCTCTCTTGCCCGGCTCACCGTTCTGCTATGTCCTTTTGCAGACGCTGTTTGGACTCGAGTGCCTGAAGAGATCTTGTGCTGTAGGATTCCCCACGGATTCTCCATCGACCCCAAGTCTCCTCCCATTCACCTGCCCCAAAGCGCTTCCCATCCACTGCCCTACCCAAAGCCAGAACTGATCTGCCGGCCTGTGAGTTGGGATGGCTGAGATGAAGCGGCCGGTCATTTCCCACccttgggaggaggaggagtgcttGGAGTACTACGGCATGGTGTCCTTGCACCACATGTTCGAGGTGATCGGCTGCCAGCTGACCGAGAATGATGTGGCCgtgctctccttcctccttgaTGAGACCCAGCCCTGGACCCACCCGCTGGACCCCAGGCTGTGGGCCGTGGTGGAGGAGGATGGAGCAGAGACCCCCTCGCCTCTTCTGGAGAGCTGGCAAAGGAGGAGCCGGCGCTGGCAATCTCCGGTGGAGGCAACTGGGAGCCTAGAGGTGGTGGGCGAGCGGCACCAGCCCAGGAACggggtggagctgctgctggagctggagaggagagggagaTGTGATGAGACGAATTTCctgcagctcctgcagctcctgcgGTTGCTGACCAGGCATGACCTGTTGCCTTACGTCACCCTGAAGAGGCAGCGGACAGGTACCAGGgcttgggaggagaagggggcatTGGCTCCAGGCTGTGCTTGTGGGGGTGGAGAGCTCTGAGATGTGCCTGCTCTGAGCCAGACTTGGGACAATGGGGCATACAGGGGGATGGTTTCCATCCACTGAATCCCGCTGTGGTGCTATCCCAGGGGAActcacctctctcctcccccttagTGTCCCCTGAGCGATACACCTACGGCCCGTCTGTGACAGCTTCCGACCGGCAGATGGACAGTTGCCTTGGCTCAGCCTCTGCAGAGACCCAGCCCGATCAGTGGGAGACAGGTACGATGGCAGGCtacgcgggggtggggggggtgtacTAACCCCTTCCCCTTCTGCATAGCTGGGAACGTGACCGCAGGCCATTGGCCTCTCTTCAGGCCTATCTCATTCGAGGAGGCCTCAGCACCCTGGGGAATGAGCATGGATCTCAGCCCTGGCATGCGGCGGTGGAGATGTCTGCTCCTTCCTCTGGCTTGTAAACGGAGCAGTGCCTGCCCCCGGAGGTGTGGGGAGCTGAGGGCAAGGGCGGTGTGGTAGGTGGGTCCTaaatccctctcctctcccagtgccagggatagaacccaggagtcctggctcctggtgCCACTGCTTTAGCCACTAGATCCCATTCCCTTTGCGGAGCTCTGCTCTGAGCCCTTGCCCTGTCCTCTGCAAGACTCCTGTTACCCATAccttccttcccttctccagGCTCCAACTCCAGCAAGAGGAAACGGGTGAGCAGAGGCAGGGCACGGGCCAGTGCCCTCGGCAGGCGGCGCGGGgccaagacagtccctgccctcaagcaggagcccccgtcccccacCAAAGTGACCTGTGGTAGGTGTCTGGCTGGCtcatgcccagggtccccccaccTTTGGACCAGGCCATGGAAAGGTTCCGGTTCCCAGTGGGGGATAGATTGGAGcctcctgctctccccccagctggggtggggcagggatgctGGTCTGAGTCTCTAGCCAAAGTGCAGGCCCCTTCCGTGTCAGTGACTTCGAGGGGGGGCTGCGCAAGTCCAGTGGGGTgcctcaccccagccctgtgggGCCTCTCTCtggtgtgggggagcagggagccctgGCCCACTCCTGTGAGCCTGTGGGTCCCGTCCCCCTGGCTGTCCCGCTCTTTCTTCTCTCATGGCTCTAACTGTCCGAATGGCTGCACCTTGCGAGAGGGCGGGAGAAAACGCCCGAGATGTGCCAGCCCTCGGGTGCCAGGCGCTGGCCTGGGCGGGGCCTGACTTCCACCCGTGTTATATGCTGGTctaggggctgagcccaggccaGGCTAGCTAATCCCCAGGCCAATGCAGACTAGGAGGAGCAAGCAGAGGATTTAATGGAGGCAAATAACTGAGCGAACGCTGGTTCCACTGCAGGAAATTCTAATCCCAAACCAGATTGATTCCAGCTTTgtgtctgtacagcccctagcgcGGGAGCGCCTGGTACGGGACTGAGGAGCTTGGGTGCTATTGCAGAGCAGAGAGCTGAGATTATTGATGCTTATTTCTTTAAATCCTGCCTACGATACCCTAGCTTGTGGGACTGCTTTGTGTCCCCCTCTTGGGGTGTCACGGGGTTCAGCTCTGCCCTCCGTCTGTTCCTCAGACACTGCCTTTAGACTAGCAAAGGCCAGTGAAGTGCCAGTCCCAGGTGCTGCCGAATTCCTGGGTTCTAGGCCCGGCTCAGCCGCTGCCCTGCTGGGGGGTTTTAGGCAAGTCACGCTGcctttctgtggctcagtttccccatctgtaacctAGAGATAACAATCCTGAGCACTtggtaaagtgccttgagatctcTCCGTGGAAGCACTGTCGGAGCCAGGGCTTAGCGCTGTTCAGCTCCGAGAGTCCACAGCCTGTGACTAGAGGTCAGGGCCTGATAGTCAAACATGGGCCCTCTGAGCTCCTCCTGCTTGGGGGGGCCCCCTCTAGCAGGTTCTGCGGGGGGGGCTTCTAGCAATATG contains:
- the DEDD2 gene encoding DNA-binding death effector domain-containing protein 2 is translated as MAEMKRPVISHPWEEEECLEYYGMVSLHHMFEVIGCQLTENDVAVLSFLLDETQPWTHPLDPRLWAVVEEDGAETPSPLLESWQRRSRRWQSPVEATGSLEVVGERHQPRNGVELLLELERRGRCDETNFLQLLQLLRLLTRHDLLPYVTLKRQRTVSPERYTYGPSVTASDRQMDSCLGSASAETQPDQWETGSNSSKRKRVSRGRARASALGRRRGAKTVPALKQEPPSPTKVTCDIRLRVRAEFCQHEPVLRQNVLSNKQHRLERQFDIFGQSNTILKSRDLGSIICDIKFSELSYLDAFWSDYMNGSLLEALKGVFLTESLKDAVGQEAIRLLVNVDEDDYEEGRRLLLESLGPQ